A region of the Cannabis sativa cultivar Pink pepper isolate KNU-18-1 chromosome 3, ASM2916894v1, whole genome shotgun sequence genome:
tagttccggatcttccagttgtgcctttctgattctctccaacagatcagatgggagtgttaaattatgtaatttcccgactacgaactcaatccctgcactaaccatttccgaggctagctgaggggctatcataaccgtagtacacacttgaccgggacctttttgttggaaattattttactccatgtgatagaaaactttaggttactccatgtgaatggattaaaccatagttctattggctttcttcttattttcttatcttgacaatccattacttgtttaaactcacaatggattttaatcactagtgtctcccaagtcataagaaggtgagttcctagaaactctcccactacgacaaggtaccgtgaattatgtcgaagaaaactaaataatattgatctcttcggttgtgacaagacaacagaggcagtgggatcatcatatgttatataagatgatagaacacttttggaatcaagaaaaatatctcctttatttgctacttgttttcagacttagtcattttcttagaaaagtagtatttgtttgaacaaacactttcttatctattgacaatgggatggtccacccctaatcacttagaatagctaacaaaccatggttaacagttctagcttttcttaagattttgattaggtcatccatgaatctagtaatgatttacattaagtacccaaccattacatcattttgaaattgtattaccatagaaggattaggcaacgactagtaactaatcatcaatatgcaactcaaaatttctggggaggtaagtttggatataattcaaaaatcaatttagtgatctttgaactgcatatctactaactatttctccacccctatcagttcgcaagatctttaaccacttaccttaatggttttaaccattgctagaaattaatgaaatttttcaaacatttcaaatttctttgctaaaaggtataatctagagttatcgttttaagaatacaacgaaaaactcatatccacccctgaatgtacatccatctgcgaatcaGATGAattacttttagtggatataggcatattaactctttgcagagattgatcttgtcaaatccactatgaacaagatacaaatgccatagattaataaaaatgtggttgtgcctttttgatgacttaggttcagttacatcaaagagttcttagaatagtgcaagatGATCTTGGTCAcaaaatacctaactcatattccatacattttgaatccattaatagaagatggatataaaacacgtgagaaagtgtaactgtattgtattctggaattacaaatataagaaaatttctgtttggattctaaaattaaagtcaaagacttaaattcaaccagatataatgagtaattctttcttggaccaccactactatttaaactctaagtcagatttgcccatacaagtaggagatttctaagattgaggatttatatcaattgggaatagaatttcgggattataatcatatgcgtcatttaatttcttaagagaaaatataatgacatgaaattatttatagaccattcatccaatgatatattattgagctaattcgaaatgaataagctaagaggaattaggataattttcgtttaaaaataagaatccaacgatgcttcgattagcgaaagacaaagtaatcttatttatgtaatcttcttgtttcatattgtaaaaatactagtctaaggtgtcatcaattgatgaacagctagatgttgcatatacaatatttatcttttgagatcttacactattatgtatgtctaatggtgaaaatccattagggatttatctcattagaaaaacaaacatgttagaccaacaatgaagattcgaaattaaactacaacttaataacagaaaataacatggttcaatataaattcacacacaattcagaaattataaacatatagcaagtaggaatgactagtgaaaatactaaaacatacaatcctaaataatttccaaggttttcaacaaactgatatcagtgtcccgtttaggcgagagtcaaagctaccattcattgaatagagttgtcagctcgtctaaaatgttaaacattctagcaaccttttattcgatcaagattggaattcagcgttgtcccgtttaggcgagagtcaaggcaattctatcttatgagcttccaccattgtttcataatttgcaagtcaagtatggtcgccaccattagggtgatccataccatacaaaacacttacaaactacttatcatccgaggttaaacggtgcaaaattgctaatgaacgttcctccattagggaggattactcactaaaacaaacgcggtataaaacccacaatggagatcgaatgtctcttgataataaagctcattatttaaaaagagttgtattttcttttattctctttatttattctatttattttaaatatatatttttttaattaaaatttccaatttagaatgaaaaattctaaatataagttttaatttaatatttataaattttacttagatggatatgaaataacatgaattatttccatcttagtaataatttccaataaatatttagaaaaatattcaatttaagttgttacaaaattaatttaaattaatttacaactcaaatttaattttctataaatatatattgcatttcgaaaaattaaagtatttaagaatacaattttcgaaaaatgcatattaaaataaaaaataaatcctggaaaaattattctaatttaatgttggcctaaaattaattaataaaattaatttacaacaaaaaatataattttcctatttaattaaatatatataagaaaattttcaaatatttaagtatgatgatgaaaatcaacttaaatattaattttctatttaattaaatacactagaaaaatacttcaagcaaaaatatcatctatctagattttcctttgactaattaattcaatttctaataatatactttaattcaatttattttaaattaatcaataaatgaaaaaatcattgatttaagttgatccaagaattaattaaaataaataattaatttacaacttaatctatttttcaagataaaattcgaaattctagcatttaagaaatgcaatttcgaaaattgattaataaaataaagaaaaaaatatattttgaaaattatttaaatttcgttgaaaaaataaatttcagctaaaaataattttctatttaattaaatgtcattaaaaagaaatatttaagtatgatgataaaaatcaacttagatattcaattttcaaattaattaaatacattaaattcaagaaataaataattaagtgtagagaaggcttaattattaatctctagtttaatactaggaaaaatatacttaaaataaattgtaccaaaattaattatataaataattaatttcacaatgtataatattttcctatttaatattagaaataataagtagtctagaaataactatctagaaaatatcttatttgactaagtatcttttccacaaaatttgaaaaaatatctaatttaagttgtattagaaaaaatctagaacttaaatatttttcaaatttaaatttaattaaatatcaaaaattaagttgtaaccacttaatttgaaaatattccattttaagttaatatttgaaaagatattaacttaaaaaatatctaaagaatcttaataaccaatccctaaaattcctcaacttaattttaaaatttgaaaaattcaaaagatattcagatttaagttggttagttgtagataactgttgctccagaattcgcccaaaatacgtggaccagtcgagaggggacacgtggatcagataacttgtaaacatttgctaagtctttgtgcgccacaaggaagcgctgttagcatgggtcccggaggaggcacccggagtacaaggtactccaggaagctagtatagcgtgaaagctctccgggatatgtcaggtctctcccgagcaatcaagtcgcacttaatgctgcatgggaggaagcgtgttgggactgtaacacgcaataaagtctgacggcacaacccccaaacagcagcgctacagtaatgatcatttaagtctagcgacggctactttgcgaagagtcacgtcaatcacaaggcaataaggacattcttcataaaagccctacagcacctagggatttgaccatgcatcacccatggtatattcattggaaatgcccaactttatggatacttacagatacatgtgtaagaacaattctagggattaccccaccaaaacactataaataccccctcaaagctcatttaatggggtcgagaatcttggtttgcaaaagagcacggagagaaaatactcaccaagaacattctctgtatttaagagaaagacattctctcaagtgtagaatctgtattaaatacatccattaataacagagactcgtggactaaggctcattaacgccccaaccacgtaaaaaatcttcatctcactttcttacagctcttcattacaatcatattttaatagttgccgaaaatctcggtcaacattttggtgctttcattgagagttgaggaaagctgctacataacaagcacttgacttcacaacaatggtggagacaagagctacacgtcatcctcgccctctagaagacgctcaagatcccaatgaggaagatgtagcctcaagggcagtagaggagtccgaggaagaagaagaagagatagttcccgacgagaactacgaggaacacctcaacgagtatgcctatgacggaggaagctactcggagttggtgctccttagacaaaaagctatcgatcatgaaactaagatcgaagctcagaaagtgcaaaatcaaaaaatgcaggaagtgatgctagccatgcagaaagccatggaggcagctggtattcgcGTACACCCCAAGGCGATGGCAgctgggctcgacggggagccagcgacgtcttcgcctaactcccagcagcaaagacctagggaacctagccctataaggcaccctgctgaggaaaaccaaacaaaaaaccctacttctacccctgggcgaaagaaaaaggtgcaggatccgcgaagggtccgctcagatttccctaaagggaaaggtccgcagaggggcaagccccaaagagggagtcttggccctcaggatcgagggggccggaaaagcgtttccgtgcaccaggaaccagggggtagaggaagaagaggacagagatgtcctcccattgatctgagaaatcaaatcaacgggaatcaaggtgacctccgggatcaccttgaccaaaaaagatacaggcccgtagtCTCCTCGGGCACTGTAAACGAAAGGATTATggcagaacttgccatacttcgaaaagatattgctcgagtctcccggaggcagaagggagacgactccgactcggacagtgaggatcgggagccttgtgccaaatatatcctggaggcggagctccctaaaaacttcaagatgcccgaaatggcggcctatactgggaactccgaccccagtgatcacttgtcacggttcaaccgtgtcatgacagtcatgcgggtcagcaatgacgccaaatgcttatgcttccccctcactctgagcggatcagcagaggaatggttcaaaaagcggAACCGGGATCGGTGGGTtctttggaacaaactccaaaccaacttccggagacaatttgtcgctgccaggaaggtcaacttggaggttagtgccttgaccaacatcaagcaactgccctccaagaccttgaagaattacatcaagaggttccgagaggaggccttgaagaccaagaaggtcgacgacggacaacagcttgcgcttctccaagcaggaatccgcactgggactcccttctggaacgagttgcagcaagaaggcgctgctagccttcaggacttccagaagcgagtccaaaaatatattaacctcgaagaagcccagatcgtggcttacggaggctactatcccaccgggatagcaggatacatgccaggagtgtcgccctcgggtactgtcccgaccgcaactccaccagtaagtggcatacagttctccgcTACTCGCGGATACAGCTAGGGTCAAGCTTTggcaccggcatcttcccattacggcaacccgtccggggtgaatggacgaactccttcacaggctgccccgactgctagcttaacaggccctacccaggggtcgacgagcaaaaggtcctccaagggcagcacccgaacgggagagaagcgccaaaagaaggggtacacaccccaatatacttagtacacagagctcacggactctcaggaacgtgtatattttgccactaggGAAAgtacgcactaccggaggccccagccgttgtacaaagatagctcccggagagatccgagtaaaagatgcgagtaccacaacgacattggtcatagcaccaatgagtgtaaaaatctcaaagacgagattgaaaatttgatccgtttgggccacctctatgagtggatcaaaaataggttgccccaccttaatccagggcaggtggccgggggtatgcctccggaacGCCGGGGGTACAACGGGAGTATTGCCTCCGAGTTGCTCCCGCGAGTGACACCCGGCATatcccggactaccgccccggcctaatggacgggtagccatgatctccggaggtccccatatcggaggaaacactcgcaaggagcgaaaaagatatgccgaggccgcaagacacagtgaggtgtgggaggttactcaactcccggctcaaaggccccggctactggaccagcccataacgttcacagaggaagacgccaagacggtacgttttcctcaccacgacccgctggtcatagagacccccatcgcaaataaggtggtggctagggtcctgattgacaatgggagttccgtgaacttgctcttcaaagaagccttcactgcgatagggttgaccgaccgggacctctcgcctagtggatcacagctcacagggtttaacgggacgacgctaatcccgatgggaaaagtcaggctcccagttaccctatgcccggataccccccagagcacatttaagtattgcaccttcgtggtggtagactgtccaacagcctacaacgcaatcctaggccgaccggccctcgtcgactttggtgcaattacttcaatccgacatctatgcctaaaattccctacccaggaagccggagtcggaacggtgaggggaaatcagggagaggccaggcaatgttacaatgttgccacccacttaccagtactcatggtccgggggccccctgagatagagaaggctgaagaggatgagttggatcctcgcatagggtccgaaagggtcgtggaaccaatggaggacatcgaagaaataccagtgtgcgacgacgactccaccaaagtactccggatagggaagagcctggatccggaggaaaaagataaaataataaaaacactgaagggcgccatcgacatctttgcatggcgccaagaagacatgaccggcatcagccctcatgtcatcacccatgtactcaatgtcaacccggacatgccccctatacagcaaaagagacgcccgctcgactcggtgaaagccgaggccttagacgaagaggtggacaaactcttgtccaatggcatgatccgcgatgtgtattatccggaatggctggccaatccggtcctggtgcccaagccgaacgggacttggcgggtttgtatagatttcacagatataaacaaagcctgcccaaaggactgctttccgctgcccaggatcgaccagatggtagatgccacgtccggatttaagcttctgtctttcatggatgcctatgctgggtacaaccaaataaaaatgcatacggcagaccaggagtgcactagcttcaggaccgataagggggtatactgttacctagtcatgcctttcggactgaaaaacgccggagcaacctatccaagaatggttaaccggatgtttaaaagcctcctgggacgaaacatggaggtatatgtagacgacatgctcgtcaaatccaaagcatgcaacagccatgcaagcgacttagaagaatgtttcgaagtcgtccggagatacggcatgaagctcaatccgaaaaaatgcaccttcggggtcaagtcgggaaaattcctgggcttcatagtcagccaaagggggatcgaagcgaacccggagaaaatccaagctctcctggacatgccatcccccaagaaacataaggacgtgcagagcttgaccgaaaaggtagccgcactgagccgctttatctcacgatccacggacaagtgcatacccttcttcaacatactgaagaaatgccaaaagttcgaatggtcggatgaatgcgaggaggcattcaaaaggttaaaagaccacatggccaaacctcctatcctatcaaaacccgtccttggagaagacttgttcctttacttggccgtctccgagcatgcggtcggCGCGCACGgagtccgggaggaagaaaaaattcagcaccccgtgtactatgttagtaagcgcatggtaggggctgagacaaggtacccggtcattgaaaaattagtattctgcctcctgatggcatcaaggaagttgagaccatacttccaagcccatccgataagaatcttgaccaatcatccgctccggcaagttctccagaagcctgaagcatccggaagactcctcaagtgggcgatggagctgagtcagttcgacttacattacgtgccccggatttccataaaaggccaagccttggcagacttcatcaccgaatgcaatgaagccgaggcaacaaccAATACACCggaaccaccaatccccacttggagagtatttgtggacagagcttctaatgagaacggttcaggagccggagtggctatgatatcacctactggattgcggctccaggcggcactccgattcaacttcacagcttcgaataatgaagccgaatatgaggccctgatagcagggctaaaattggctaaagctgtaggagccaagagagtggaagtctacagtgattctcagatggtcgtaaaccaagtttctggagaataccaaactcgcggcgaacggatggccgcgtacgtagcaatagtccgagaactgctccacgagttcacggactacaaagtagaaagaatcccccgagagaagaatgctcatgcggactgtctggctaagttagcctcggacagtgaaatcgaagaactgggggtagtaccagtggaatgcttggcagagccaagcatcaaaataaaagagaccacacaaacggttgggcaagaacccagctggatggtccccatcataaagtacataaccacaggtgagttgccccaagagagggcactgtctcgaaagattcagtatcaagctcatcgttatgtaatgatggaccacattctctaccggagaggactcagcatgccttatttaaggtgtgtatcggaccctgaagctagacaaatcatgctagaggtccatgaagggttctgtggagatcatacgggaggacccagcctctcaaagaaaatattgaggcaagggtacttctggccaacaatgaaaagagattgtatagactatgtccaaaagtgtgactcgtgccaaaggtacgcgaacataccgagagctcctccaaatgagatcactttcatgaccagcccctggcccttcgcggtctggggaatagatctcatcgggtctctacctacgggaaaaggaggggtaaagtatgcaatagtggcagtggactacttcaccaagtggacagaggctgaacctatgaagacaataactgctaagaaggcattggactttgttatcaaaaacatagtatgtcgatacggcttgcctcacaaaatagtctcggacaatggaaagcaatttgattgcgaggaatttactaaCTTTTGCAACcgacacggagtggtaaaaagcttctccgcggtagcccggcctcaaacaaacggccaggcggaagcagtcaataaaatcctaaaggtcactttgaaaaagaagctactggcctgtaaaaataactggcctgaagaattgccaagggtattgtgggcctaccggacgacccccagaaccacaaccggtcactcgccgttctcaatggcgtacggttgtgaagtaatggtcccggtggaaacattattcccatcccataggaggacgacttatgatccggccaccaatcaggcactgctccaagaggctttggatcaagtcgaagaactctgggatgagtctcaaatacggatggctgcttatcaaaagaaggtgaccaagtattttaactccaaggttaaaaacagaaagttcgctattggggatatggtcctaagaagggtttttccagccacccaggaacccggagtaggggtacttggaccaaattgggaaggaccatatgagatcgaggacgaaatcggttctggcacttacaaactaaaaagaatggacggaaccaccgtcccaagagcgtggaacgccgatcacctcagaaaatattaccagtagcgaattaaacttagattttgttcaaagggtttgtaccgtccaaatgtatacctcctctatagtaaataaaactgagtgccttaaaaacaaagtttctatgccactcagggggtactagggtataccgcacggacaaacaaaaacaaactaagtaaaatatcctgacccaaagggcaggtcaaaaagtatgcacaaaaataaaaagcataagtataaaaaccctgagtcaaaggacaggttaaaatatataagtgtggcaaataaagatcgcataaaaaaaaaaaaaccctggcccaaagggcaggtcatatacatataaatggcctgGGGACatgccttaaaatataattgtctccccttcaagcGAAAGCTTCcacctatatgtaaattgttctaaggcagcagcaaatatgtacaaacaaaaaagttataaaagaaatgggtagaatctgggtcaataatatggcagcttagtcagcccgcggaggaagacgaggtccaatccgtgcctcaagcgcggcatcaagtttcttcttcttttcccgaaatctggcaatcatctcctcaggtttgggataaaaagtaagcttgatactctgatcattggtggcccaacccatatagacaccatcatcaaagcgcttcgggcatcGGGcacaggaaacaggagaaacgagctcggccctcttggccttcctggtggattgttctttgaaatccctaagctccttcaactccgcagctagagcggccttggattcaatgtccgactggtgagtctcctctagagatctcaccttggcgaccatttcatccaaagcctccctggcctcccggagatctcgcctggccttctcagcagcctcggtttgagcccttagttcctcctggtgctgggcctccatcctgtctctccgctgagcctcgtcccggatcatggcctccgcctgagcctccctccgtttggcctcctcttccttggccttggccgctgcctcctaGCGCTCgacagcctcctggtagatctgcctctccgctgtgaggtcttggaggaccttcctgacgtcattcatgtctccaaagtcggacagagtgaagccatggtttatgatgttcttggagaggcggccagcctcagcagcaagctgagccATAACaaagtataagaaaaaatttctcaaaagaggaaaacaaaatacaaacaacaaaaggaaacgcaaaaattgcaacgtacttaccaccgtgagagaatggctgaggtcctggacctggaagatggagttcagggaagcgcaagtggcaaactgcttgggcgcgcaacgtgtgatctgagaagcgaactcgccggtcatctccgccgcaaagggagccaaggtaggccctaggGAGCGACAGAACCAGTCCggtaaggggtccagattaaggttccacggatcaCAGTGATGcaggtggttgatgctcgcctcaacctcagctcgcagaatcctcctaagggcctccacttcggcatgcccccgggagtactcatccatagcatagttgtgtttggctatgcgaagctcctgcctcacctcgtcccccggaatcggggtaagctcgatgtggggtggagcaggattttcctccgtcggggagaccccgccgtctaggccatgggcaggagtgttggctctccgaggcctcttcggctcatcctgggcaactATCTTACCCTTACGCTTGTGAATCAGCGCCACTTCAGgatcctcctcgtcctcctctgctacctccggaagggcttgaggctctcttgcaccctcaacggcttcctccgagaagtcccaccctttcccttggccttctccctgaagcacctcctcgtcatccactaagtcaatagtgtcgcggggagcgctggaagaaaccttcaaggaaggggctgggggagaagaggtgaaggccggaggagccacgggagtatgaaccccggcaagctgttccaggatggcatccatggagatatctgtttcaaaaaaaaaataagcaagtgttagaagtccgcaaggaaccgcttatacaagatacagcaaataagctactcctacccgaacttcctaattcggccctagcaaagtcctgtactttaatgctggcggcgtcatctccgagataacagtccaagggccgaaaccagctggacgttatgtaagctgatggacctaagggaataggttccggagggccggagcccatccgggaccgacctaggtaatctcctaagttcgaaaagtaaaactccttcaaatgatccccccaccgggtcaacggcatcttaaatctacgaagacgctcgtcgaaccctacgggcctatgactggtgtattcatcaacgaaaggaacatagcgaattatcaagggagacttaccgccggcaccggaggtgctagcaccgggagcacccgagtttggttcgggagccgaaggctgtggccgggaagtttgcttctcggaagaatcttcaatacgaaggggccgcACAGCGtaacgatccccaatctcttcttgaagtatcttgtcaaaaaatttagcttcggacttcccagcaatggcttggctccttcgctccaccggactccccacgcgaagtc
Encoded here:
- the LOC133035730 gene encoding uncharacterized protein LOC133035730; this encodes MIRDEAQRRDRMEAQHQEELRAQTEAAEKARRDLREAREALDEMVAKVRSLEETHQSDIESKAALAAELKELRDFKEQSTRKAKRAELVSPVSCARCPKRFDDGVYMGWATNDQSIKLTFYPKPEEMIARFREKKKKLDAALEARIGPRLPPRAD